The proteins below are encoded in one region of Desulfobacterales bacterium:
- a CDS encoding PhoH family protein, giving the protein MSSYKEDIKTELTFSDNQLARELFGEHNSNLQRVAEAAEVAIQARGNAVFIRGDSIAVDLATNILNQLYGLIKEGYPLYPNDVDYAANMLSRDHSINLKDIFMDAVYVTSKKRTVTPKSPVQKSYIEAIRNFDIVFGIGPAGTGKTYLAMAMAVAALTKKKVDRIILTRPAVEAGEALGFLPGDLAEKVNPYLRPLYDALHDMMSFEKASNLMHQGIIEVAPLAFMRGRTLNDSFIILDEAQNSTTEQMKMFLTRIGFNSKAVITGDITQSDLPKNRASGLIEAKELLSDIDGIRFIFFSKQDVVRHKLVQKIINAYEQKTAED; this is encoded by the coding sequence ATGAGCAGTTACAAAGAAGACATCAAAACCGAACTCACGTTCTCTGACAATCAACTGGCCAGAGAACTTTTCGGCGAGCATAACAGCAACCTCCAACGGGTGGCGGAGGCCGCAGAGGTCGCCATACAGGCCAGGGGCAATGCCGTGTTTATCCGGGGCGACTCCATTGCCGTGGATTTAGCGACAAACATTCTCAACCAGCTCTACGGGCTGATCAAGGAGGGCTACCCCTTATACCCCAATGACGTGGACTATGCGGCCAACATGCTTTCCCGGGATCACAGCATCAATCTCAAAGATATTTTCATGGATGCGGTGTATGTGACGTCCAAAAAGCGGACGGTCACGCCGAAAAGCCCGGTGCAGAAATCCTATATAGAAGCCATCCGCAACTTTGATATTGTATTCGGCATCGGCCCGGCCGGCACCGGCAAAACCTACCTGGCCATGGCCATGGCCGTGGCCGCGCTCACCAAAAAAAAAGTGGACCGGATTATCTTAACCCGGCCGGCGGTGGAGGCGGGCGAGGCGTTGGGGTTTTTGCCCGGCGACCTGGCGGAAAAGGTGAATCCCTATCTGCGCCCCCTCTATGATGCGCTGCATGACATGATGAGTTTTGAAAAAGCCTCGAACCTGATGCACCAGGGCATCATTGAAGTGGCGCCGCTTGCGTTCATGCGGGGCCGCACCTTAAACGATTCATTCATTATCCTGGATGAGGCGCAGAACTCGACCACGGAACAAATGAAAATGTTTCTCACCCGCATCGGGTTTAACTCCAAGGCTGTGATCACCGGGGATATCACCCAGAGCGACCTGCCCAAAAACCGGGCCTCCGGGCTGATCGAGGCCAAAGAGCTCCTCTCTGACATTGACGGCATCCGCTTTATCTTTTTCTCCAAGCAGGACGTGGTGCGGCACAAACTGGTCCAGAAGATCATCAACGCCTATGAGCAAAAAACCGCCGAAGATTAG
- a CDS encoding HDIG domain-containing protein, translating into MAVKRTDISLKNRFITDTGPLIALLLAVTVIATLILYPKLIIYHPSYEPGDVADKNIKAPHDFLVEDEAATRTKREQAKESILTVYDYDRSLGDNLARQVKQAFALIRGVYEANETAADTDSPVQIDALHDRIWELKPEFEKTLGIAVNNGAYRILQREQFSTEISGLIIEILSRILDNGVVANKDLLLREGDKGIILKTVDTEQETTVQNLKQFYGLDQSKTMVRIVGEPLLKGLDYSLLNLTVDFTQRLIEPNITLNRSETRKRRAQAEELVKPILYKIKKGEMILREGERVTPMHMLKLKALKDQVGRQELLKKGMGTALIILTLLTITYFIHLKYQRELLQYQNKNLFFISFVIVMGLLILQLSISLSQMLAPEAPFAISAASIYYAIPIAAGAMSICQFLGFTIAFPFAIVMGLLTAMAFENSYGFCLYFLLNSIMGAYWSQDCKEHKSFIRVGVKLGVLNMLLATVVSIYMAEFSGFKLIWDWIFAFAGGMIAGMITAGVAPMMEMAFGYTTNSTLLELANLDKPLLRRLMLEAPGTYHHSVIVGSMVEAAAAEIGANPVLAKVCGYYHDIGKLKNPLYFIENQKNGKNIHNKLAPSMSCLILISHVKNGVELAREKKLGREIIDAIKQHHGTTLIAYFYEKAKKQKKDEAINIDNFRYPGPKPQTRETALVMLADVVEAAARSLEHPTPSRIQGLLQQLINKLFSDNQLDQCPLTLADLHKIAKSFNKILNGIYHHRVEYPDKQGMPETSKVKHDDINRQPPEPVQTINGTDTENSPNPLRRLGQS; encoded by the coding sequence ATGGCAGTCAAGCGCACGGATATTTCATTGAAAAACCGCTTTATCACGGATACCGGCCCCCTGATCGCCCTTTTGCTGGCGGTCACCGTGATTGCCACCCTGATCCTGTACCCCAAGCTGATCATCTACCACCCCTCCTATGAGCCCGGCGATGTGGCGGATAAGAACATCAAAGCGCCGCATGACTTCCTGGTCGAAGATGAAGCCGCCACCCGGACAAAACGCGAGCAGGCCAAAGAATCGATATTAACGGTCTATGATTATGACCGCTCGCTTGGCGATAATCTGGCCCGGCAGGTCAAACAGGCATTCGCTTTAATCCGCGGCGTCTACGAAGCCAATGAAACGGCCGCAGACACCGACTCGCCCGTTCAAATCGATGCCCTGCACGACCGGATCTGGGAGCTTAAGCCCGAGTTTGAAAAAACCCTGGGTATTGCCGTAAACAACGGGGCCTATCGCATTCTGCAGCGGGAACAGTTCTCAACCGAGATTTCCGGGCTGATCATAGAGATCCTCTCCCGGATTTTAGATAACGGCGTGGTGGCCAACAAGGATCTTTTGTTAAGGGAGGGCGATAAGGGCATTATCTTAAAAACCGTGGACACGGAGCAGGAAACCACGGTCCAAAACCTCAAACAATTTTACGGACTGGATCAATCCAAGACCATGGTCCGGATTGTGGGCGAACCCCTGCTTAAAGGTCTGGATTATTCGCTATTAAACCTTACCGTTGATTTCACCCAGCGGCTCATCGAACCAAACATCACCCTCAACCGCAGCGAAACCCGGAAACGTCGCGCGCAGGCGGAAGAGCTCGTCAAACCGATCCTCTACAAAATCAAAAAAGGGGAAATGATCCTGCGGGAAGGCGAGCGCGTGACCCCGATGCACATGCTCAAACTCAAAGCCCTGAAGGATCAGGTGGGCAGGCAGGAGCTTCTGAAAAAAGGCATGGGTACCGCGCTCATCATTTTGACCCTCTTGACGATCACCTATTTTATCCATCTCAAATATCAGCGGGAGCTGCTTCAGTATCAGAACAAGAATCTTTTTTTCATCAGCTTTGTAATCGTGATGGGGCTTTTGATTCTGCAGCTTTCCATATCCCTCTCCCAGATGCTTGCGCCGGAAGCCCCGTTTGCCATTTCAGCGGCATCCATCTATTATGCCATCCCGATTGCGGCCGGGGCCATGAGCATCTGCCAGTTCCTGGGATTTACCATAGCCTTCCCCTTTGCCATTGTCATGGGGCTTTTAACCGCCATGGCCTTTGAAAACAGCTACGGTTTCTGCCTCTATTTTCTCTTAAACAGCATCATGGGCGCCTACTGGAGCCAGGACTGCAAGGAGCACAAGAGTTTTATCCGGGTCGGTGTCAAACTCGGGGTATTAAATATGCTGCTTGCCACCGTGGTCAGTATCTACATGGCTGAATTCTCCGGATTCAAGCTGATCTGGGACTGGATCTTTGCCTTTGCCGGCGGCATGATCGCCGGGATGATTACCGCGGGCGTGGCCCCGATGATGGAAATGGCCTTTGGTTACACCACCAACAGCACGCTTCTGGAACTGGCCAACCTGGACAAGCCGCTGCTTCGGCGCCTGATGCTGGAAGCGCCGGGCACTTACCACCATTCCGTGATCGTGGGCTCCATGGTGGAGGCGGCAGCCGCAGAAATCGGGGCCAACCCGGTGCTTGCCAAGGTTTGCGGCTACTACCACGATATCGGCAAACTCAAAAACCCCCTTTATTTTATAGAAAACCAGAAGAACGGCAAAAACATCCACAACAAACTGGCCCCGTCCATGTCCTGCCTGATTCTGATCTCCCATGTCAAAAACGGCGTAGAGCTGGCGCGCGAGAAAAAACTGGGCCGGGAAATCATCGATGCCATCAAGCAGCACCACGGCACCACCTTGATCGCCTATTTTTATGAAAAAGCCAAAAAACAGAAAAAAGATGAGGCCATTAATATTGACAACTTCCGGTACCCGGGCCCCAAACCCCAGACCCGGGAGACCGCCCTGGTGATGCTGGCCGATGTGGTGGAGGCGGCCGCCCGGTCCCTTGAGCACCCCACCCCCTCGCGCATCCAGGGACTTTTGCAGCAGCTGATCAACAAATTATTCTCCGACAACCAGCTGGACCAGTGCCCGCTGACCCTGGCGGATCTTCATAAGATCGCCAAAAGCTTCAATAAAATCCTAAACGGCATCTATCACCACCGGGTGGAGTATCCGGACAAACAGGGAATGCCGGAAACATCAAAGGTCAAGCATGACGATATTAATCGACAACCGCCAGAACCGGTTCAAACTATCAACGGAACAGATACGGAAAACAGCCCAAACCCTCTTAGACGCCTTGGACAGTCCTGA
- the ybeY gene encoding rRNA maturation RNase YbeY, whose translation MTILIDNRQNRFKLSTEQIRKTAQTLLDALDSPDGELSVLLLDDTEIADLNYRYLNRQGATNVIAFPMTEGEFVNINPDLLGDVVISLDTAAREAEMLETTIETRFKELLIHGILHLFGYDHETDAADAKEMADKSEELFEMIESIELEDK comes from the coding sequence ATGACGATATTAATCGACAACCGCCAGAACCGGTTCAAACTATCAACGGAACAGATACGGAAAACAGCCCAAACCCTCTTAGACGCCTTGGACAGTCCTGACGGCGAACTCTCCGTGTTGCTCCTTGACGATACGGAAATCGCTGATTTAAATTACCGGTATCTAAACCGGCAGGGCGCGACCAATGTCATCGCCTTTCCCATGACCGAGGGTGAATTCGTAAATATCAACCCGGATCTTTTAGGCGATGTGGTGATATCCCTGGATACCGCCGCCCGGGAGGCGGAAATGCTCGAAACGACGATAGAGACGCGCTTTAAAGAGCTTCTGATCCATGGCATCCTGCACCTTTTCGGCTATGATCATGAAACCGATGCGGCGGATGCTAAGGAGATGGCGGATAAGAGCGAGGAGTTGTTTGAAATGATTGAATCGATTGAGCTTGAGGATAAATAA
- a CDS encoding pyridoxine 5'-phosphate synthase produces MAGLAVNVDHIATLRQARGADYPDPVAAAVLAELGGADGIVVHLREDRRHIQDRDLYLLKKTVLSRLILEMAATDEMLSIAGDVRPDLVTLVPEKREELTTEGGLDAVTLADTVANAIDILHRESIPVSLFIDPDANQIHQARALNADMVEIHTGRFCDAKSPDEKNDAFADIVEAAKTAGELNLGVNAGHGICYNTIKAFKGLTEIDEFSIGHSIVARAALVGMEKAVREMRELIKWTY; encoded by the coding sequence ATGGCTGGACTTGCTGTCAATGTTGATCATATTGCCACCCTGCGGCAGGCGCGGGGGGCGGATTACCCCGACCCGGTGGCTGCCGCGGTGCTGGCGGAGCTTGGCGGGGCGGACGGAATCGTGGTGCACTTGCGCGAAGACCGACGCCACATTCAGGACCGGGATCTGTATCTATTAAAAAAGACGGTGCTCTCAAGACTGATCCTTGAGATGGCGGCAACCGATGAAATGCTCTCCATTGCAGGCGATGTCCGGCCCGACCTGGTCACCCTGGTGCCGGAAAAGCGCGAAGAGCTGACCACTGAAGGCGGCCTGGATGCCGTCACCCTGGCGGACACGGTGGCCAACGCCATTGACATCCTGCATCGGGAATCCATTCCGGTAAGCCTTTTCATTGATCCGGATGCCAACCAGATCCACCAGGCCCGGGCCCTGAATGCGGACATGGTTGAAATCCATACCGGCCGGTTCTGCGATGCGAAATCGCCGGATGAAAAAAATGACGCCTTCGCCGATATCGTGGAAGCGGCCAAAACCGCCGGCGAACTGAATTTGGGTGTCAATGCCGGCCACGGCATCTGCTACAACACCATCAAGGCGTTCAAGGGCTTAACCGAAATCGATGAATTCAGCATCGGCCACAGCATCGTGGCCCGCGCCGCCCTGGTTGGAATGGAAAAGGCGGTGCGCGAGATGCGGGAGTTGATTAAATGGACTTATTAA
- a CDS encoding NAD(P)H-hydrate dehydratase: MDLLTADEMREMDRQTIESFGLPGRILMENAGQGATRVLMTRYPDIASYAVGVVAGRGNNGGDGFVIARCLYQHGVDVRVYLLSKSVKLQGDAAENFHLLTALGVPVAEIPDEESFARHRNEMAHRQIWVDAILGTGLNSDVRGFFKTVIEFINSTRRPVFSVDIPSGLHTDTGRPCGVCIAAVLTATFGFAKIGHIQLPGAEYTGELHVIDIGIPPYIARETNPRQHLITPADIRQKIEPRPTDMHKGGTGHLLIVAGAPGKTGAAAMSALSAMRAGAGLVTLGVPESLNPVIEPQVLEPMTIGLQETPAGALSDDAADTILDLLSDKRCLALGPGMGTDPATARLVHRLIQESPVPVVVDADGLNNLALEPEILINAHSPVILTPHPGEMARLTKQTPKDVQADRVGCARWFAESYKVHLVLKGARTVIAAPDGHIHINPAGNPGMASGGMGDVLTGLISGLVCQGYAPETAAQIGVFVHGAAADDLADTMGPFGYLASDVMNQLPMTIKHLMGEAPLPEAYTCRMPINA, from the coding sequence ATGGACTTATTAACCGCCGATGAAATGCGCGAAATGGATCGGCAGACCATTGAATCGTTCGGCCTGCCGGGCCGGATTTTGATGGAAAACGCCGGACAGGGCGCCACCCGGGTATTGATGACCCGATATCCGGACATTGCCTCATACGCCGTGGGCGTGGTCGCCGGCCGGGGCAACAACGGGGGCGACGGATTTGTGATCGCCCGCTGCCTCTACCAGCACGGGGTGGATGTCAGGGTCTACCTGTTATCGAAAAGCGTCAAACTCCAGGGGGATGCGGCTGAAAACTTCCATCTCCTGACCGCACTCGGCGTGCCGGTTGCTGAAATACCGGACGAAGAATCATTTGCCCGGCACCGAAACGAAATGGCCCACAGGCAGATCTGGGTGGACGCCATCCTCGGCACAGGCTTAAATTCAGATGTCCGGGGCTTTTTTAAAACAGTCATCGAATTTATCAACAGCACCCGGCGGCCGGTTTTTTCCGTGGACATCCCGTCCGGGCTGCACACCGACACCGGCCGCCCCTGCGGCGTCTGTATTGCCGCCGTTTTAACGGCCACATTTGGGTTTGCCAAAATCGGCCATATCCAGCTCCCGGGCGCGGAATATACGGGGGAGCTGCACGTAATTGACATCGGCATTCCCCCTTATATCGCCCGGGAGACCAATCCCCGGCAGCACCTCATCACCCCGGCGGATATCCGCCAAAAGATAGAGCCCCGGCCGACTGACATGCATAAAGGCGGCACCGGCCACCTCCTGATTGTGGCGGGCGCGCCCGGCAAAACCGGTGCAGCGGCCATGAGCGCCTTATCCGCCATGCGCGCCGGCGCCGGCCTGGTGACCCTGGGCGTGCCCGAGAGTTTAAACCCGGTGATCGAGCCCCAGGTCCTGGAGCCCATGACCATCGGTCTTCAGGAAACCCCGGCCGGCGCCTTAAGCGATGATGCGGCGGATACCATCCTTGATCTGCTATCGGATAAACGGTGCCTGGCCCTGGGCCCGGGCATGGGCACGGATCCGGCCACCGCCCGCCTGGTGCATCGGCTGATTCAGGAAAGCCCGGTTCCGGTGGTGGTGGATGCGGACGGGCTGAACAACCTGGCCCTTGAACCGGAAATACTTATAAACGCCCACTCACCGGTGATTTTAACCCCGCATCCCGGGGAGATGGCCCGACTGACCAAGCAGACGCCAAAGGATGTGCAGGCGGACCGCGTGGGCTGTGCCCGCTGGTTTGCCGAATCCTACAAAGTCCACCTGGTGTTAAAAGGCGCCCGAACCGTAATTGCCGCTCCGGACGGCCATATCCATATCAACCCCGCCGGCAACCCGGGCATGGCCTCCGGCGGCATGGGCGATGTGTTGACCGGGCTGATCAGCGGGTTGGTCTGCCAGGGGTATGCGCCGGAGACGGCCGCGCAGATCGGGGTTTTTGTCCACGGGGCGGCCGCGGATGACCTTGCCGACACTATGGGCCCTTTCGGCTATTTGGCCTCGGATGTAATGAACCAGCTCCCCATGACAATAAAACACCTGATGGGTGAGGCGCCCTTGCCCGAGGCGTATACCTGCCGGATGCCCATAAATGCCTGA
- the tsaE gene encoding tRNA (adenosine(37)-N6)-threonylcarbamoyltransferase complex ATPase subunit type 1 TsaE codes for MHLTIHTASPEETRGLGAYFGNALDAPAIIGLTGDLGCGKTVFVQGLAKGLAVPERYPVTSPTYTFINEYPGRLPLFHVDLYRLISADDLTDIGFDDAAGAGGVMVIEWADRLPEGVLSMDIAVAIAMTGDDTRRFQVFFYGRPPANLIRGLKTKFNVDEE; via the coding sequence ATGCACCTGACTATCCATACCGCTTCACCGGAAGAAACCCGCGGCCTGGGGGCTTACTTTGGCAATGCCCTGGATGCGCCGGCAATCATCGGTTTAACCGGCGATCTCGGCTGCGGGAAAACCGTCTTTGTCCAGGGCCTGGCAAAGGGACTGGCCGTGCCCGAGCGCTACCCGGTGACCAGCCCAACTTATACCTTTATCAATGAATATCCGGGCCGGCTGCCCCTTTTTCATGTGGACCTCTACCGGCTTATCAGCGCAGATGACTTAACCGATATCGGGTTTGACGATGCTGCCGGGGCCGGCGGAGTAATGGTTATCGAATGGGCGGACCGGCTGCCGGAAGGCGTTTTATCAATGGATATAGCCGTCGCCATTGCCATGACAGGAGATGACACCCGGCGTTTTCAGGTTTTTTTCTATGGACGGCCGCCGGCTAATTTGATACGAGGGCTCAAAACCAAATTTAATGTGGATGAGGAATAA
- a CDS encoding aspartate kinase — MGLIVQKYGGTSVGNVDRIRNVARRIAKTHDQGNDVVVILSAMSGVTDQLIQTAEEISKNPDKRELDVLLATGEQTTVALMAMTLIELGYKAHSLLGYQAEILTDSKASKARILDIGAHRIKELLNEKNIVIVAGFQGADAKGDITTLGRGGSDTSAVAVAAAIKADQCEIYTDVDGIYTADPNICQKARKLDRIAYDEMLEMASLGAKVLQIRSVEFAKKYNVPIHVRSSFHEEEGTMVVNEEANMEQVLVSGVTHNKNEARITLRKVPDKPGIASRILNPVSAAGIGVDMIIQNTRSGNMTDLTFTVAKGDYQAAMEISQKTAKEIEAEEVLGDENIAKVSVIGVGMRSHSGVASKMFATLADENINILMISTSEIRISCVIEEKYTELAVRALHTVFGLDGTE; from the coding sequence ATGGGACTCATTGTACAGAAATACGGCGGCACCTCGGTGGGCAATGTGGACCGGATCCGCAATGTGGCCCGGCGGATTGCAAAAACCCATGATCAGGGAAATGATGTGGTAGTCATCCTCTCGGCCATGAGCGGAGTGACGGATCAGCTGATACAGACGGCTGAGGAAATATCGAAAAACCCCGACAAGCGAGAACTGGATGTCCTTCTGGCCACCGGCGAGCAGACCACGGTGGCCTTGATGGCCATGACCCTGATTGAACTGGGCTATAAAGCGCATTCCCTGCTGGGCTATCAGGCGGAAATCCTGACGGACAGCAAGGCCAGCAAGGCCCGGATCCTGGATATCGGCGCCCATCGCATCAAAGAATTACTAAACGAGAAAAACATCGTTATCGTGGCCGGCTTTCAGGGGGCAGACGCCAAAGGCGACATCACCACCCTGGGCAGAGGCGGCTCAGACACCTCGGCCGTGGCCGTGGCTGCGGCTATAAAAGCGGACCAATGCGAAATATATACGGATGTTGACGGGATCTATACAGCTGACCCCAATATATGCCAGAAAGCCCGCAAGCTTGACCGGATTGCCTATGATGAAATGCTTGAAATGGCAAGCCTCGGCGCTAAAGTGCTGCAGATCCGGTCCGTGGAGTTCGCCAAAAAATACAACGTCCCGATTCACGTGCGATCATCGTTTCATGAGGAGGAAGGTACCATGGTGGTCAATGAAGAAGCGAATATGGAACAGGTTCTGGTTTCCGGGGTCACCCACAACAAAAACGAGGCCCGGATCACCCTGCGAAAAGTCCCGGATAAGCCCGGCATCGCCTCCCGGATCTTAAACCCGGTATCAGCCGCGGGCATCGGGGTGGATATGATTATCCAGAACACCCGGTCCGGCAACATGACGGACCTGACATTTACGGTGGCCAAAGGCGACTATCAGGCGGCCATGGAAATCTCCCAGAAAACCGCCAAAGAAATCGAGGCCGAAGAGGTGCTGGGCGATGAAAACATCGCCAAAGTATCGGTGATCGGGGTGGGTATGCGGAGCCATTCCGGGGTGGCTTCGAAAATGTTTGCTACCCTGGCTGATGAGAACATCAATATCCTGATGATCAGCACCTCGGAAATCCGCATCTCCTGCGTGATCGAGGAAAAATATACGGAACTTGCGGTCCGCGCCCTGCACACCGTTTTTGGCCTGGATGGCACGGAATAG
- the pyrF gene encoding orotidine-5'-phosphate decarboxylase: protein MRQPKDYLVFPLDVTSLAAAEDYVRQLSGSVGMFKIGLELFIQCGPQVISMIRDNSDAAVFLDLKLHDIPATVERAMSRVAEHHVDFATVHCGESRRMLEAAVSGAGNRVKVLGVTVLTSVSGEDIADAGFLPEYAQDVFQLVRHRAERARAAGCAGVVCAGTEVAEIKSQLGRDFLAITPGIRPGWEKTAGDDQKRIVTPAEAISRGSDYLVIGRPIRDAADPARAARRIGDEIAAAIG, encoded by the coding sequence GTGCGGCAGCCCAAAGATTATCTGGTGTTTCCCCTGGATGTGACGAGCCTGGCAGCGGCTGAGGATTACGTGCGGCAGTTATCGGGCAGCGTGGGCATGTTCAAGATCGGGCTTGAGCTTTTTATTCAATGCGGGCCGCAGGTGATTTCTATGATCCGGGATAACAGTGATGCCGCGGTTTTTCTGGATTTGAAACTCCATGATATTCCGGCCACAGTGGAGCGGGCCATGTCCCGGGTTGCCGAACACCATGTCGATTTTGCCACGGTCCACTGCGGCGAGAGCCGGCGGATGCTTGAGGCGGCGGTAAGCGGGGCCGGCAATCGGGTAAAAGTGTTGGGTGTGACGGTATTAACCAGTGTTTCCGGTGAAGATATTGCAGATGCCGGTTTTCTGCCCGAATATGCGCAGGACGTGTTTCAGCTGGTGCGCCATCGCGCAGAGCGGGCCAGGGCTGCGGGATGTGCGGGCGTTGTGTGCGCCGGCACAGAGGTGGCGGAGATTAAATCCCAGTTGGGCAGGGATTTTCTGGCCATTACCCCGGGCATTCGGCCCGGCTGGGAAAAGACCGCCGGCGATGATCAGAAGCGGATCGTCACCCCGGCAGAGGCCATTTCGCGGGGGTCGGATTATCTTGTCATCGGCCGGCCGATCCGGGATGCAGCGGACCCGGCACGAGCCGCCCGGCGGATCGGCGATGAAATCGCCGCCGCGATCGGATGA
- the selA gene encoding L-seryl-tRNA(Sec) selenium transferase, which produces MIRAGMGNPKKSAISESQQNLLRQLPGVDAVLDIISQKGLFPDTPRRVVTRAVREAISRLRDEILSRPKKFSSDRLSEDAILKKVHAAVESAMALNLNRLINATGVVVHTNLGRSLLSEAALAQMQTVASRYSNLEFELSTGKRGTRYSAVEDLICEISGAESAMVVNNNAAAVLLSLDTLARTKEVIVSRGELVEIGGSFRIPDVMAKSGAILNEVGTTNRTHLFDYQTAISDHTGLLLKVHTSNFSIVGFTKAVSLAELVELGAKHDLPVMEDLGSGTFIDFSGYGLMKEPTVQESVAAGIDIVTFSGDKLLGGPQAGIIAGKKPILDRIKKNPLTRALRIDKLTLAALESTLRAYRDEYRAVQDIPTLRMITASITDVEKKAGQLKTMLETKTQDRIQLEVISAVSRAGGGSLPLLELPSKCLAVRAPGISAETLGTRLRGHSPPVIVRIEDDRILLDMRTVQTDELETIATAITEILNEAEHDQSD; this is translated from the coding sequence TTGATACGGGCGGGCATGGGCAACCCCAAAAAATCGGCTATCAGCGAATCCCAACAAAATCTGCTCCGGCAGCTGCCCGGCGTGGACGCGGTTCTTGATATTATTTCCCAAAAAGGCTTGTTCCCGGATACCCCCAGACGGGTTGTTACCCGGGCAGTGCGCGAGGCCATCAGCCGGCTCCGTGATGAAATCCTTTCCCGGCCGAAAAAATTCAGCAGCGACCGCTTATCCGAAGACGCCATTCTTAAAAAAGTCCATGCGGCTGTAGAATCCGCCATGGCGCTCAATCTTAACCGCCTGATCAATGCCACCGGCGTGGTTGTTCATACCAACCTCGGCCGCTCCCTTTTATCAGAAGCGGCGCTCGCGCAGATGCAGACCGTGGCGAGCCGGTATTCCAACCTGGAGTTTGAGCTTTCCACCGGCAAACGCGGCACCCGGTATTCTGCGGTCGAAGACCTGATCTGTGAAATAAGCGGGGCTGAGTCGGCCATGGTGGTAAACAACAATGCCGCGGCCGTGCTGCTGAGCCTGGACACCCTCGCCCGCACAAAAGAGGTCATCGTCTCCCGGGGCGAACTGGTGGAAATCGGCGGCTCCTTCCGCATTCCGGATGTAATGGCCAAAAGCGGGGCCATATTAAACGAGGTGGGCACCACCAACCGCACGCATCTCTTTGACTACCAAACCGCCATATCAGACCATACCGGCCTGCTCCTAAAAGTCCATACCAGCAATTTCAGCATTGTGGGATTTACCAAAGCGGTCAGCCTGGCCGAGCTGGTCGAACTGGGGGCCAAACATGACCTGCCGGTGATGGAGGACCTCGGCTCAGGCACATTCATCGACTTTTCCGGCTACGGGCTGATGAAAGAGCCAACCGTACAGGAGTCCGTGGCTGCGGGCATCGATATTGTCACCTTCAGCGGCGACAAACTTCTGGGCGGGCCGCAGGCGGGGATTATTGCCGGGAAAAAACCGATTCTCGACCGGATCAAAAAAAATCCCTTAACCCGGGCCCTTAGAATCGACAAGCTGACCCTTGCCGCCCTTGAAAGTACGCTTCGGGCTTACCGGGACGAATACCGGGCCGTTCAGGACATTCCCACGCTTCGGATGATCACCGCTTCAATCACGGATGTGGAAAAAAAGGCCGGTCAATTAAAAACCATGCTGGAGACAAAAACCCAGGACCGCATTCAGCTTGAAGTGATCTCCGCTGTTTCCCGGGCCGGCGGTGGGTCGCTGCCCCTTCTGGAGCTGCCCAGCAAATGCTTAGCCGTTCGCGCGCCCGGGATTTCGGCCGAAACCCTGGGCACCCGCCTGCGAGGGCACTCGCCCCCGGTTATTGTTCGGATCGAAGACGACCGGATCCTGTTGGATATGCGCACAGTTCAAACCGATGAACTTGAAACCATAGCCACCGCTATCACTGAAATCCTAAATGAGGCCGAACATGACCAATCTGACTGA